One window from the genome of Synechococcus sp. PROS-7-1 encodes:
- a CDS encoding type 2 lanthipeptide synthetase LanM family protein codes for MNRTQQWLDLIAPDEPHKLERRLAWDRWADSNAFGEWLSAPPQLKTSHSKAWQQALSRCQGWLQGAWDQPLQPVQASEQRPFVDLWLPIREGAAAELHAALERSAGLDRIAPNVVDQLADSLLNRLCAIGDQVLWDQFNTGRTPGAMLLAHLGSAGDGEGPPVRELYTRFITTHRRDGLQSLLTTFPVLGRFIGTVVTLWHQGSLEMLERIQNDRSILANNCSIPSDWCLQAVQQGLSDPHRGGRAVAILSFTSPDRSNTKLLVYKPKDMGVDAAYQALIEDLNTHSELPPLRSLVVQTCDGYGYMEHVAHTLCANAEELERYYCNAGRLTALLHLLGCTDCHHENLIASGDQLVLIDTETLLEADLPDHIQAAAESAEHQEPSDLQQRFRGSVLRSGLLPQWWFIGQGKQAIDISALGIAPPAKEEITMAGWLGINSDGMMPGRINRAAECPTSLPVGFGNTNPLSEHLEPFCAGFRLQAQQFLQLREPWLSPESPLERFAGLPRRIVLRATRVYFALQRQQLEASALRTEEAQALCLEQLSRSFLLAESKPLHWPVFAAERQQMQRLDIPFFTHPIDRDGLELDENGAVLPGFIETSGLASARNRLRAFNAAEIDFQERLIRGAVQARVLKQRQEGRPANAHNQQAETAQPAPAITAVEAASTIAQMLLDLAIRDPQGQIEWLGMDLGADGESFSFGPVDLSLYGGSIGIACLLKRLQSLGSAPAEVEAIQAAILKPLHDLVGQSHGDGLRRWWRDQSLGLSGCGGILLALREIGETDLAAQLLEGAQPRFIKSDQQWDVIGGCAGLIGPLLRLESTRAIELAVLAGDRLLETQDEDGSWRQSTRHSGLLGFSHGTAGYAAALALLHQSTGKERFLKAALKSVKHERSHFHADAGNWPDFRFQQTPEEGPAYMVSWCHGAPGIALGRACLWGTDLWDDQCAEELSIALETTASIKQPGMDHLCCGTLGLMVLLRDLAQGPWLVNERVKQLAMAQANHLKRQALDRCQGTEPQLRCFGTQEGNLVLPGFFTGLSGMALALLEDRDSQCAANTLLSAGLLQKCSQ; via the coding sequence ATGAACCGGACCCAACAGTGGCTGGATCTCATCGCTCCAGACGAGCCCCACAAGCTCGAGCGACGCCTCGCCTGGGACCGCTGGGCTGACAGCAATGCTTTCGGGGAGTGGCTCTCGGCTCCACCGCAGCTCAAAACCAGCCATTCCAAAGCCTGGCAGCAGGCCCTGAGCCGTTGCCAGGGCTGGCTTCAGGGCGCCTGGGATCAGCCCCTCCAGCCGGTGCAGGCCAGCGAACAGCGGCCCTTTGTCGACCTCTGGCTACCGATTCGGGAAGGCGCCGCAGCAGAGCTGCATGCAGCTCTGGAGCGCAGCGCTGGACTAGATCGCATCGCCCCCAACGTGGTCGATCAACTGGCCGACTCCCTGCTGAATCGGCTCTGCGCCATCGGCGATCAGGTGCTCTGGGATCAGTTCAATACGGGCCGTACGCCAGGAGCGATGCTGCTCGCCCATCTGGGGTCAGCAGGCGATGGAGAAGGGCCGCCGGTGCGGGAGCTCTACACCCGCTTCATCACAACGCACCGCCGCGATGGCTTGCAGAGCCTGCTCACCACCTTCCCCGTGTTGGGGCGCTTCATCGGCACGGTAGTGACCCTCTGGCATCAGGGCAGCCTGGAGATGCTGGAAAGGATCCAGAACGATCGCTCCATCCTGGCCAACAACTGTTCGATCCCAAGCGATTGGTGCCTGCAAGCGGTGCAGCAGGGCCTCAGTGATCCCCACCGTGGTGGCCGCGCTGTGGCCATTCTCAGCTTCACATCACCAGATCGCAGCAACACCAAGCTTTTGGTCTACAAACCCAAAGACATGGGAGTGGATGCGGCCTACCAGGCCCTGATTGAGGACCTCAATACCCACTCCGAGCTGCCTCCCCTGCGCAGCCTCGTGGTGCAGACCTGCGACGGCTACGGCTACATGGAGCATGTTGCCCACACTCTTTGCGCCAACGCTGAGGAGCTGGAGCGCTACTACTGCAACGCCGGCCGTCTCACCGCCCTGCTGCACCTGCTCGGCTGCACCGATTGTCACCATGAAAATCTGATCGCCAGCGGTGATCAGTTGGTGCTGATCGACACGGAGACCCTTCTGGAAGCCGACCTTCCCGATCACATCCAGGCGGCTGCTGAGTCAGCAGAACACCAGGAGCCCTCAGACCTACAGCAGCGCTTTCGGGGCTCTGTGCTCAGATCCGGCTTGCTGCCCCAATGGTGGTTCATCGGCCAGGGCAAACAGGCGATTGACATCAGTGCCCTCGGAATTGCGCCTCCCGCGAAAGAGGAGATCACGATGGCTGGCTGGCTTGGGATCAACAGCGACGGCATGATGCCCGGCCGGATCAACCGAGCGGCCGAGTGCCCCACCAGCCTTCCGGTGGGCTTTGGCAACACCAATCCATTGTCTGAGCATCTTGAGCCGTTCTGCGCCGGTTTTCGGCTCCAAGCCCAACAGTTCCTGCAGCTGCGCGAGCCTTGGTTGAGTCCAGAGAGTCCGCTGGAACGTTTTGCGGGACTACCGCGTCGGATCGTGTTGCGGGCCACGCGGGTGTATTTCGCCTTGCAGCGGCAGCAATTGGAAGCCTCAGCCTTGCGTACAGAAGAAGCCCAGGCCCTGTGCCTCGAGCAGCTGAGCCGCAGCTTTCTTTTGGCTGAAAGTAAACCGCTGCACTGGCCAGTGTTTGCCGCCGAGCGCCAGCAAATGCAGCGGCTGGATATTCCGTTCTTCACGCATCCGATCGATCGCGATGGCTTGGAACTCGACGAGAATGGAGCGGTGCTGCCGGGATTCATCGAAACCAGTGGCCTGGCCTCAGCGCGCAACCGGCTTAGGGCCTTCAATGCAGCTGAAATCGACTTTCAGGAGCGCTTGATTCGCGGCGCTGTGCAGGCGCGGGTTCTCAAGCAACGGCAAGAGGGTCGTCCAGCGAATGCCCACAACCAACAGGCTGAGACTGCGCAGCCGGCGCCTGCTATCACAGCGGTTGAGGCTGCCAGCACCATCGCCCAGATGCTGCTCGATCTAGCGATCCGAGATCCTCAGGGACAGATCGAGTGGTTGGGGATGGATCTTGGCGCCGATGGCGAGAGTTTTTCGTTTGGCCCGGTTGACCTCTCGCTCTATGGCGGTTCGATCGGCATCGCTTGCCTGTTGAAGCGTCTCCAATCACTCGGCAGCGCGCCTGCAGAGGTGGAGGCGATCCAGGCGGCGATCCTCAAACCACTGCATGACCTTGTGGGGCAATCCCATGGCGATGGGCTAAGGCGCTGGTGGCGCGATCAATCCCTGGGACTTAGTGGTTGCGGCGGCATCCTGCTGGCACTGCGCGAGATCGGTGAAACTGATCTGGCCGCCCAACTCCTGGAAGGAGCCCAGCCCCGCTTCATCAAGTCCGATCAGCAGTGGGATGTGATCGGTGGCTGCGCAGGCCTGATCGGCCCTTTACTACGGCTCGAATCCACGCGAGCGATTGAGCTGGCGGTCCTGGCGGGCGACAGGTTGCTGGAAACGCAGGATGAGGATGGCAGCTGGAGACAGTCGACGCGCCACTCTGGACTGCTTGGTTTTTCCCATGGCACCGCGGGCTATGCAGCTGCCCTGGCGCTCCTCCATCAGTCCACAGGAAAGGAGCGCTTTTTGAAGGCAGCACTCAAGTCTGTGAAGCATGAGCGAAGCCATTTCCATGCCGATGCCGGCAACTGGCCCGATTTTCGCTTCCAGCAGACACCCGAAGAAGGCCCTGCTTACATGGTGAGCTGGTGCCATGGCGCACCCGGTATTGCTCTCGGCCGCGCCTGTCTCTGGGGCACCGATCTCTGGGATGACCAGTGCGCTGAGGAACTCAGCATCGCCTTGGAAACCACAGCATCAATTAAGCAGCCAGGGATGGACCATCTCTGTTGCGGCACCCTCGGCCTGATGGTGCTGCTGCGTGATCTGGCGCAAGGTCCCTGGCTGGTGAACGAACGCGTCAAACAATTGGCAATGGCTCAAGCCAATCATTTGAAGAGGCAGGCGCTGGATCGATGCCAAGGCACGGAACCACAACTGCGCTGCTTTGGCACCCAGGAAGGCAACTTGGTGTTGCCAGGGTTCTTTACGGGCTTGAGCGGAATGGCCTTGGCGTTGTTGGAGGATCGTGACTCACAATGTGCAGCCAACACACTCTTAAGTGCCGGACTACTGCAAAAGTGCAGTCAATGA
- a CDS encoding ATP-binding cassette domain-containing protein yields MDHPDPQAASEQALLAAQSLETALLFEEEANDDQDASMRLLGFCLAELGRRHQPLEPLPGASIEALLNHNDIHHRRVEVPRHLQKNEVPLMVVNPKGSTTPCALYRRGRTNWLYDPEKQTHQSVPHATAFDDTGFEIYLSLPERVPGPLAVLRFAFGTEVAALLALIITSAVVMGFNLSIPMLTNLLVSRILPQNDQQLLFQGLTVVVLIVIGSVASQYLQSLMMLRLESVADLRLQSAVWDRVMRLPMSFISRYTTGDLASRVNSISQLRQLMGNGVLSTLLSSLFAVSYFVLMFVYDRHLALWASAFTLVAILCLLWITWRSIQLQMPLLESGAEITNFSLQAVMGMPQIRSAGAEPFLLLRWLREVNRYALLQLRSNVYSDAIEQYGTLVSPLASLFLFAVVAFRILNSPNTFELNQTVVAFISFNAAFGSFNGSVTGAVNLIANVAGRAAVLWQRAEPVMYADVEPGYQTDAVRHQLKGEFCLQRIAYEFPGSSEPLFQNLSFSIPAGQHTAITGPSGCGKTTLVRMLLGFITPIGGEVLVDGIPLSQLAIRSYRRQMGVVMQTARLNAGSIYDVICGGVQRSEQEVWEALERAAVADEVRAMPMQLETLLSDSGGNVSGGQVQRIAIARALITQPKVLIMDEATSALDNRSQLAITETINALGITRISIAHRLATIQQADQIVILERGCPAESGQWDELKNHGYLQRMLASH; encoded by the coding sequence ATGGACCATCCAGATCCACAAGCCGCTTCTGAGCAGGCCTTGCTGGCTGCGCAGTCGCTGGAGACGGCCCTTCTATTTGAGGAAGAAGCCAACGACGATCAAGACGCTTCAATGCGTTTGTTGGGATTCTGTCTGGCTGAGCTTGGCCGACGGCATCAGCCTTTGGAGCCGCTGCCAGGTGCTTCGATTGAAGCGCTGTTAAACCACAACGACATTCACCATCGTCGCGTCGAAGTGCCTCGTCATCTACAAAAGAACGAGGTGCCCTTGATGGTTGTGAATCCCAAAGGGAGCACCACTCCCTGTGCGCTCTATCGGCGTGGTCGCACCAATTGGCTTTATGACCCCGAGAAGCAAACACACCAGTCCGTCCCGCACGCCACAGCGTTTGACGATACGGGCTTTGAAATTTACCTTTCCCTGCCGGAACGTGTCCCTGGCCCCTTAGCGGTGTTGCGCTTTGCGTTTGGCACTGAAGTTGCAGCCTTGTTGGCGTTAATCATCACGTCGGCTGTGGTAATGGGATTCAATCTCTCGATTCCGATGCTCACCAATCTTCTGGTGAGTCGCATCCTTCCGCAAAACGATCAGCAGCTGCTCTTTCAGGGGCTCACTGTGGTGGTGTTGATCGTGATCGGTTCAGTCGCCAGCCAATATCTGCAGAGTCTGATGATGCTGCGCCTGGAGAGTGTGGCCGATCTCCGTTTGCAATCGGCCGTTTGGGATCGGGTGATGCGCCTTCCCATGAGTTTTATCAGCCGCTACACCACCGGTGATCTTGCTTCTCGCGTCAACTCCATCAGCCAGTTGCGCCAACTGATGGGCAATGGTGTGCTCTCCACGTTGCTGTCGAGCTTGTTTGCAGTCAGCTATTTCGTGTTGATGTTTGTTTACGACAGACACTTGGCTCTTTGGGCCAGTGCCTTCACTTTGGTGGCGATTCTCTGCTTGCTATGGATCACCTGGCGCTCGATTCAACTACAGATGCCTTTGCTCGAAAGTGGAGCTGAAATCACCAATTTTTCACTCCAAGCCGTGATGGGCATGCCCCAGATCCGCAGTGCTGGTGCCGAACCGTTTCTATTGCTGCGTTGGTTGCGTGAGGTCAATCGCTATGCCCTCCTGCAATTGCGCAGCAACGTGTACAGCGATGCGATTGAGCAATACGGCACGCTTGTCTCGCCTCTGGCCAGCTTATTTTTGTTTGCCGTGGTGGCTTTCCGGATTCTCAACAGCCCGAACACCTTTGAGTTGAACCAAACGGTGGTGGCTTTCATTTCCTTCAATGCCGCTTTCGGCAGTTTCAATGGGTCGGTAACTGGTGCGGTCAATCTCATTGCCAACGTGGCAGGCCGAGCTGCTGTGCTGTGGCAACGGGCTGAACCGGTGATGTATGCCGACGTGGAGCCTGGTTATCAAACCGATGCGGTGCGCCATCAATTAAAGGGTGAGTTTTGCCTGCAACGCATTGCCTATGAGTTTCCAGGCAGCAGTGAGCCTCTCTTTCAGAATTTGTCGTTCTCAATTCCCGCAGGTCAACACACGGCGATCACCGGCCCGAGTGGCTGCGGCAAAACCACACTTGTGCGCATGCTCCTGGGTTTCATCACGCCAATTGGTGGAGAGGTGTTGGTGGATGGCATTCCCCTGAGTCAATTGGCGATTCGCTCGTATCGGCGGCAAATGGGTGTGGTGATGCAGACCGCACGTCTTAATGCTGGTTCGATTTACGACGTGATCTGTGGTGGTGTGCAGCGCAGTGAGCAGGAGGTTTGGGAAGCCCTTGAGAGAGCTGCAGTGGCCGACGAAGTGCGTGCGATGCCAATGCAATTGGAGACCCTTCTCAGCGATTCCGGCGGCAACGTGTCGGGAGGCCAGGTGCAGCGCATTGCCATCGCCCGTGCCTTGATCACACAACCGAAGGTGTTGATCATGGATGAAGCCACCAGTGCCCTTGACAATCGATCTCAGCTGGCGATCACCGAAACAATTAATGCCCTTGGCATCACGCGGATTTCCATCGCCCATCGACTGGCAACGATCCAACAGGCGGATCAGATCGTGATTCTCGAGCGCGGCTGCCCTGCGGAATCAGGCCAGTGGGATGAACTCAAGAACCATGGTTACCTCCAGCGCATGTTGGCCAGTCATTGA